The following nucleotide sequence is from Echeneis naucrates chromosome 17, fEcheNa1.1, whole genome shotgun sequence.
TGTGATCCAATGGAATGTCCGTGCCTTCATGGGGGTCAAGAATTGGCCCTGGATGAAGCTCTACTTTAAAATTAAGCCTTTGTTGAGATCTGCTGAGGCAGAAAAGGAGATGGCCAACATGAAGGAAGAATTCCTGAAGCTTAAAGAGGCTTATGCAAAGTCTGAAGCTCGTAGGAAGGAACTAGAGGAGAAAATGGTTTCCCTTCTCCAAGAGAAGAATGACCTGCAGCTCCAAGTCCAAACTGTATGTTTATGATCTGTCTTCATTAGAAATTATCATAAATTTGGTCTTGCAAAGCGTAATATTGTGCTTTGTGAACAATTATAGGAACAAGATAATCTATGTGATGCTGAAGAAAGATGTGAAGGGCTGATCAAGAGCAAGATTCAGCTGGAGGCAAAAATCAAAGAGCTGACAGAGAGactggaggatgaggaggagatgaaTGCTGAGCTGACCGCtaagaagaggaagctggaggatgaGTGCTCTGAGTTAAAGAAGGACATTGATGACTTAGAGTTAACTCTGGCCAAagtagagaaagaaaagcatgcCACTGAGAACAAGGTACCAGAAGTGTTTTTGATTTCAAAGATGCTGATTGTGTTGTATATATATGTACTGGTGCAATCAACCAAAAATTTAAACTTGTGACAGGTGAAGAACCTGGTTGAGGAGATGGCCGCTCAGGATGAAATCATTGCCAAGTTGACCAAGGAAAAGAAAGCCTTACAGGAAGCTCACCAGCAAACACTGGATGACCTGCAGAGTGAAGAAGACAAAGTCAACTCTCTGACCAAGGCCAAGGCCAAGCTGGAGCAACAAGTGGACGATGTatgtatagaaaaaaaaaaaaagtatttaaatttttttatgatgttaCAGAAGTCATTCTCTGCAACAAGTGGGCGACGTAAGAGTTAACACAATGAGGTGGATGTTATACACAGaaaatattgattgattgattactGAGAAAGATAAATATATTACCACCCACAGCTTGAAGGATCCCTAGAACAAGAGAAGAAAATTCGTATGGATCTTGAGAGAGCAAAGCGGAAGCTTGAGGGCGATCTAAAATTGGCTCAGGAGAGTATCATGGACCTGGAAAATGACAAGCAGCAACTCGAAGAGAGGCTGAAAAAGTAATAAAGTGCactttcaaaacacaaataaatttttGGCCATTTGTCAGCTGGTACAATTAACTTCTTTCATCCGCAGGAAAGATTTTGAAATCAGTCAACTCAATGGCAAAATAGAGGATGAACAGGCACTGAGTGCCCAGCtccagaaaaaactgaaagagcTGCAGGTAATGTTGCTTGTAAAGGGATGTGCGATTTCACATATGTCACAATTTATACCCATTCCATGCAAAAGTAATTTGGCTCTCGGTTTAGGCCCGCATTGAAGAGCTGGAAGAAGAGCTTGAGGCAGAGCGAGCTGCCCGTGCCAaggtggagaagcagagagcagaCTTGTCCAGAGAACTGGAGGAGATCAGTGagaggctggaggaggctggaggagcaACAGTTGCCCAGATTGAGATGAACAAGAAGAGGGAGGCTGAGTTCCAGAAACTCCGCAGAGACCTTGAAGAGGCCACTCTGCAGCATGAAGCCACTGCTGCCACGCTCAGAAAGAAACAAGCCGACAGTGTTGCTGACCTGGGAGAGCAGATCGACAACCTGCAGAGAGTCAAGcagaagctggagaaggagaagagtgAGCTCAGACTGGAACTGGATGATGTGGTCTCCAATATGGAGCATATTGTGAAGGCAAAGGTAAATGGCTCTTATAAATAGTAGTGTAGTTGGACTGCCATTGTTGAATGTGAGTTCTTTCAAGTAGTTTATGTGtcattttcatatgttttcttttcagaataACTTGGAAAAAATGTGTAGGTCTCTGGAGGACCAGATGaatgaatacaaaacaaagtCTGAAGAGGGACAACGCACCATCAACGACTTCACCATGCAAAGAGCAAAGCTTCAAACTGAAAATGGTATTTGGACAGCaaatattaaatacaatttcatttcatttcattgaggTGTTGTTTGGGGATGCTAcgaccattttattttttaaactcacaCAGGTGAACTTGCAAGGCAGCTTGAGGAAAAAGATTCCCTGGTGTCTCAACTCACCAGAGGAAAACAGTCTTACACCCAGCAAATTGAAGACCTTAAAAGACAActggaagaagaaataaaggtAATAAAACCATAGCAAGAGACCTCATCTAATACaaagtaattaaattaaacattaatatatgCTTTTCTTACAGGCCAAGAATGCTCTAGCCCACGCAGTGCAGTCTTCCCGTCATGACTGTGACCTGCTCAGGGAGCAgtatgaggaggagcaggaggccaaGGCTGAACTGCAGCGCAGCATGTCAAAGGCCAATTCTGAGGTGGCTCAGTGGAGAACTAAGTACGAAACTGATGCCATCCAGAGGactgaggaactggaggaggcTAAGTGagtaaaatctattttaaatccAACAATCTGGATTAAGAGCAACAGACCCTgaacaaattttaaatgtattctaGGAAAAAGCTGGCTCAGCGTCtgcaggaggctgaggaggctgTTGAAGCGGTGAATGCTAAATGTTCGTCTCTGGAGAAGACCAAACACCGACTGCAGAATGAGATTGAAGATCTCATGGTGGATGTGGAGAGGTCTaatgctgctgccgctgctctggacaagaaacaaagaaactttGATAAGGTAGAATTTAAATGTGGTCATTTTGCTCTGTTCAATGACAAATTGGGAGTATAGCAACATGTAAGCACACATATTTCAGGTCTTGGCAGAATGGAAGCAGAAGTATGAAGAGTCTCAAACTGAGCTGGAGAGCTCTCAGAAGGAAGCCAGGTCTCTGAGTACTGAGCTCTTCAAACTGAAGAACTCCTATGAAGAGTCTCTTGAACATCTGGAGACcatgaagagagagaacaagaacctACAGGGTAAGATCCCCTGCCAAGATTTGTATTTGGATTTCTGTAGACCTGCTGTACAGAGTTCCACCAGCATACACCTCTGGTAGAgaacactgatgatgtcactttttgtttctcagaGGAAATATCTGACCTCACTGAACAAATTGGCGAGAATGGAAAGAGTATTCATGAGCTTGAAAAGATCCGAAAACAGCTGGAACAAGAGAAGTCAGAGATACAAACTGCTCTGGAGGAAGCTGAGGTATGTTGTTCCCCCTGAAGAACCTTAACATGTCTGCAACAAGTAAAATCCCTAAAATGTAACCTTTTGCCTCTGTAGGCCTCATTGGAGCATGAGGAAGGAAAGATTCTCAGAGCCCAGCTTGAGTTCAACCAGGTGAAGGCTGACATTGAGCGTAAGCTTGTTGAGAAAGATGAGGAGATGGAGCAAGCAAAGAGAAACCAGCAGCGAATTGTGGACACTCTTCAGAGCTCTCTTGAAGCAGAGACTCGCAGCAGGAATGAGGCTCTTCGtttaaaaaagaagatggagggagatcTGAATGAGATGGAGATCCAGCTTAGCCAGGCAAACAGGCAGGCAGCTGAGGCCCAAAAGCAACTTAAATCTCTTCATGCACATCTAAAGGTATGAGTGATCTGGAGCGGATTCAGCTATGACCATATTTTACAAACAACTCAATGTGAGGGCCTTTGGggccttttttgtctttaaggATGCCCAGCTCCAGCTTGATGACGCTCTGCGAGCTGCTGAtgacatgaaagaaaacattgccATTGTTGAGAGACGTAACAACCTGCTGCAGGCCGAGCTGGAAGaactcagagctgctctggaacAAACTGACAGAAGTCGCAAACTTGCTGAGCAAGAGCTACTAGATGTCAGTGAGAGGGTGCAGCTCCTTCACTCACAGGTAAAATACCATGATGATCTTTATGTTTTGCCATGGTTATTTAATGATCTAATTTGAAACTgaacattttgcacattttatatCAAACTAGAATACCAGTCTTCTAAACCAGAAGAAGAAGTTGGAGGCTGATACGTCCCAGCTTCAAACTGAAGTGGAGGAAGCGGTACAAGAGTGCAGAAATGCGGAGGAAAAAGCCAAGAAGGCCATAACTGATGCTGCCATGATggcagaggagctgaagaaagagCAGGACACCAGTGCTCACCTGGAGCGCATGAAGAAGAACATGGAACAAACCATTAAAGACCTGCAGCATCGTCTGGATGAAGCTGAGCAAATCGCCATGAAGGGAGGCAAGAAGCAGGTGCAGAAGCTTGAGGCCAGGGTGAGTGCAAGTCCCTTTGCACCAGGTATCGTATATAAATTGGATGCAGTATAAATATATACTTTTATTACATCCCACAGGTCAGGGAACTTGAACATGAGGTGGAAATTGAGCAGAAAAAGGCCAGTGATGCAATAAAAGGAGTAAGAAAATATGAAAGACGTATAAAAGAACTTACTTATCAGGTAAAAATCAATTCTTACTACTTGTTTATgtaatgaaaattaaatcattcatcttctactgtttatcagtttctgggtcacaggggggttgctggagccaatcccagctcacactgggtgagggcggggtcaccctgggcaggtcaccagtccatcacagggcacacagagacagacagagatcaacaatcactcacactcagacgtacagacaatttagagtcaccagttaaccaaaacaCGATGTCTTTGCATGGTGGGAAGAATCTAAAATACCCAGAGGAGTATgtcgcacagaaaggccccaggcctggaaaccgaacccatgaccttatTGTGGGATAACAGCGATAACCAcgatgccgccatgctgcccgtGTAATAGAAATGATCTCTGAAATCAACATATATTTCTACATATATATCCTTTTATCTTTGAACTACTTAGACCGAAGAAGACCGAAAAAATCTAGTACGGCTTCAAGATTTGGTGGACAAGCTGCAGCTAAAAGTCAAGTCCTATAAGAGGAATGCAGAGGAGGCTGTAAGTATGAGTTTTAGATGCTACACTACTACTACTAGACTAATTACAAACCGTCACGGGAGCTTGAACATaactacacttttttttttcttttaacaaagtTAAACTAAGTtagctttctttttgttcctatatgtatatatgtacgTCTTATGTCTTACCTCTCCtataatgtatgttttatatGAATTTACATACTATATTTTACTGTAGATATATATTGATTTATACAgctttttattctatttatgcATGAAATTTTTATTGCATGCACTATGTTATCCccttttattcaaatatttattttttaaactaaccttatgttcttattttttttaactcacacatacaagggttagggttaaggttaggatcCAATCCTAACCTTAgcctttcccttttttttcctccctcctccttccacaATAGCCAATCGTGTgaccctaatcctaaccctaacccttcttcCCCTTTTACCTccccttgttttttgtttttttttcttttctcttctttttctctcttctccctcccccCATTTTCCAATCCCTAACCCTATAaccacccccaaaaaaaggaaaaaactgaaaaaaacattttataaagtgAATACGCCAACTGTGCCAGAGCTACTCAGAAAAAGCAATGAGCCTCTTGTCCCCTAACATAACTACAcaaattaaatagattttttcaaattttcttcACCAGGAGGAACAGGCTAATGTTCATCTTGGCAAGTTCCGTAAATTGCAGCATGAGCTGGATGAGGCTGAAGAGCGAGCTGACATCGCTGAGTCTCAGGTCAACAAGCTGCGTGCCAAGAGCCGTGATGTGGGCTCAAAGGTTGGTATACACATATTGTACACGTTTAAGAATGTGTTGGCTTGCATTATTTTTAAGCCCCCTGGCCGTGTTGGCAGAAATGTCACAATCAACTTCTCAACAAAATTGACGACCTCCAAAGAGGCAATTGTTTGTTCATTCCCCAAAATGAGAGAAAGGCAGCAATAATCTTGTTTATATACAGTGAAATTATTTGTGGTCATCTCGTAGAGTAATGGCTGTTGTTGGCATATTGCAAACacttttttaaagacaaatacaTAGTACATTGTACATTGGTATCTACTGTGTCTTAACAGATGGCATAAAGTGTGAAACAACATTAACTACTGATTAATTCAAAAACACAGCTCACTGTTTatcttgtattttctttctctaacTTCAGAGAGGACTTGATGAAGAGTGACATCACTTCAAAACTGTTGCCTCCGAGGCACCTGTTGCTTGTGGTGTCTCCCTAagcatgttgttttttgttccgtagaataaattaaatttcaatATGACAGTGTCTTGGtttttcactgacattttttatAGGGAACTAAATTTGACTCATGAATTGAATCAAGTAAACAAATTCCTatttaaataaactgatttgatttaaaattgtttcatttatttatcgaTCGCCAACAGATAAATAAACTAAATCTACAGTTTGAAGTAAATAAGTTAATCAAGAATTGTATTtcatgaaatgtattttcagtttgaaacgCTGATTGATCATTGTCTACTCTAAGTGGCAAAACTGGAAAAAGTGGTTTACTGATATGTTgagttaaaacatttatttattcttaatAATTTGCAGATATGTCAGGTTTAACATGTGTCACAGTCTGATTAGAGTTGCTGCTAAAATACAGTCAAAAGTGTTCATACCCCTTGAAATTTTCCAGATTTTGTAATTAAGACCACAAgcataaatgtattttattggaATTTTATGTAAAAGACCAATGCAAAGTGGCAAACAAATGTGATGTACGAAGAAAATTATccatgatttaatttttttttacaaataaaaaactgaaaagtgcaGTCTGCAAAAGCATTCAGCCCCCTTTTCTCTGAGTGCAACCAATTTCCTTCAGAAGTTGCTTGATGATTGCTGAATGATCGAATGTTGACCTAATGACTAAATAGAGTCAACCTCTGTGTAATCTAAtctcaaaacaaatacaactgtCCTGCCACGGCCTCAGCATCATGAGGTCCAAGGAACACACCAGTTGTGGAGAAGTTTAAAGCAGGGTTAGGCTATAAAAAGCACAGTGAACTACAGAGATCCACAGCTCAGGTGGGGGACATGACATGACAACTATTGGTCGTGCACACAGCAAACATGTGAAACAAGGTGCTCTGGTCAGATGAGACTAAATGCAAAACGCCATGTGTGGCGGAAAACTAACACTGCACAtcactgtgaacacacacaatcccCACTGTCAAAtatggtggtggcagcatcatgctcTGGGGGTGCTTCTCTTCAGCAGGGACAGGGCGGATGGTCAGAATTGATGGGAAGATGGATGGAGCCAAATACAGGGCAACCTTGAAAGAAAACTTTTGGAGCCTACAAAAGACTTGACACTGGGGCGGAGCTTCACCTTCCAGCAGGACAACAACCCTAAACATAACACCAGGGCTACAATGGAAtagtttaaaacaaaacacattcatatgTTAGAATGGCCCAGTCAAAGTCTAGACCTAAACCCAATTGAGAATCTGTGGCGATATCTGAAAACTACGATTCACGAACGCTCTCCATCTAATCTGAGTTTGAGCTGTTTTGCAAAGAAGAATGGGCAAAAATGTCTCTAGATGTGCAAAGCTGGTAGAGACATACCCCAAAAGACTTGTAGCTGTAATTGCAGCAAAAGGCGCATCCACATAGCATTGACTCGGGGCTGAACCATTTTCTTCGTACTTCACAATTGTGTGCCACTTTGTGTATGTCTTTCAaatatatttccaaaaaaatatatttatgtttttggtcGTCTGTGTGAAGAAAACATATTATTCattacgtttttgttttttttttgttttttttcgttttgtttagttttatttagttttttacacCCTGTTTTTTGGATGCAAAATATTTGCCACTTATGCATAAACCttaataattaaattttccCTCATATCTATTATCATAATTTTGCAAAGGTCACTGTGTCAGCAGGACACTCAAACATCTTTTTTCAGTGTAGTTAAGAGAACATTGATATAGACAAGACAAATTAAAAGACGAACCTGAAACATTTGTGCACAAACAAGGTGATGTTTCGATCCGTAGGGCACAAGTATTCATAGAGTGATTTGAtgagtgtgaaaatgtgattgtGAATCTTAAAGTGGCCATCACAAATCTTTTCTGACAAAGAGTAGTGTTCACAGATTTATAAAATCAATGCCAAGAAGCGATGAAACAGTCCTTATGACAATAGAATAGGCGATTATCATACTACTTCTTGCAACATAGcaattcaaatgtttctaaaagcaAATTTTGGTGAACTgacataattttaatttttttgtcttctctgttcatctgttcatttgGATTGAAAGGGAATTAAGAAGTGTAACAAATGACAATGTGATATGAAGAAGAGGCGGCAGAGTATTACTGCTTTAATCCTCAATTCACTGCAAAATATAACTTAAAATAAAGTATGAAGATATGGAATTAAATATAAGGTATGGTGGCACACAACTAAGAAATTCAGCATTAGTAGTTCCACTGATATTTCCATCATTCATTTctgaattatattttaaatttgagGTAAACCTTCAgcaaaaatttaatttttgcaATTACTTTAAGACAATTTAGCCAAAATGAGCTAAATGAATGTGTACAGTTAGTAGGCACTGTTTGGCAGGTGCGATTTTGAAGGTTTGTTTTGACACACCACAGCTAAAAGGACAAAATATATATGACTGATCTAAAACGTAATTAAACAAAACCTTACCAATCctcctttttttgtcctctcCTGTTCTATTTACCATGAATTTGTTTTCACCTCTAATATAAATCAACTAACTAAAAATCAACTTGCTTTATATGGAAACATAACAAATACCATTTGttatctgtttttttaaattgcatatTACACcatctaaaaatctaaatacaaGGAAATTTTAAAATACTAACCTCTCCATCAGGAGTAGAGGTCGCTCTTGTAGTAATGTGCATTCTCTTCTCAATGTCAGATGAGGGGGAAATATTTCAGAGAGAGATCTGCAAGAAAATTATATGATATGGCGTATTTGGGCACTGAGTCTTCCATCTAGTCAattcaaacaaaataatttcatttaagtaGGACCTTTTtagcaaaatgtcaaaatattttaccAATGTTGAATCCAAAAACAAGTGGGAAGTAAATGGTCCACAGTACCTTCCTCTTATTTATCCTGATCATTACTTCATCAGAAGACAGAGAGGTCCATAGTATGAAtgagtgaagagaagaagaggccAGAGACATCTAAGCCTCCTctgggacccccccccccccccagaagtGACCTTCTACACCAACAAAGCACAAATACTAACAATAGATTTGCTGGCTCCCGTTTCAAACTTAAGTGAAGCAAGGTGCCTCACACCTTCCCTTGTGCTTTCATGTGATTATAAAAGTCAAAGAACCAAGGACTATAAACAGCTGAGAATGAGACCTTTCATGGCTGACAAGTGATCTGCTAGAGCCTGGAATAGATAGGGATATGTAAAGGAGAGGAGAATTCTAATGTGGAGGCAAGTAAGGACAAGGACTCGTGGGATGTGATGAGACTGAAAGACAGCCTGGGTCCTTGTTTTAGTATATTGTAAAACATGCTTTCTAAGATTGAGTTTGTTATACTGTGTTTTACCATACTTGGGTTTAAATGCATATAAAATGTAACATGTAACATATAACATGTTTCAGAGAGCTCCTTTCTGCCATTATTCATGGTAGTTGCAGGCTGAAGATATTACCATAAGTATGATGCTTgaattgttactttttttttctgtctttgtataTTTACTGGGCTCAGTGCTAATTTATTTAGTCTAGTCTATACTGATTGCATATTCTGATGCATGTTCTGAGGACAGAGTATGCAGCATTATACTCCATATAGTAAATACAGTACGTCACTGGTTCATGATGGGCTTCTCACCTGTTGCTGCTggtcaaagaaaaaacaaaaacttgtcCGGAGCACCTTTGTCACAAGCTGTCCTTCTAACCAGCAAACCCCAAAGGCAGCCAGCAGGAATTTCACAAGTTATCTTTGTCCTCAAggataaagagaagaaaacaatgcaaTGTCAATAGGAGCAGGCCAAGGGCACTTGCAGCAGATATCTTCTGGGTAAAGGTCCAATCAAATACCAATCACAATGTGAATTTGTTTCAGTGCACAAGTGCTGTGAATGTGGGATTTCATTATCTGGTAATATGATATTGAGGAATTCACTGCATTTCAATAATAGGTTGgttaaaattaaataacaatgCCCTAAATTTGTAGCTGCTAAATGTGAa
It contains:
- the LOC115058310 gene encoding myosin-7-like isoform X2 → MGDAAMKEYGAAAPYLRKSDKERLEAQTRPFDMKKACFVPDPEVEYVKASITSRDGDKVTADTEFGKTVTVKECDVHPQNPPKFDKIEDMAMFTFLHEPAVLFNLKERYAAWMIYTYSGLFCVTVNPYKWLPVYNQEVVVAYRGKKRSEAPPHIFSISDNAYQYMLSDRENQSILITGESGAGKTVNTKRVIQYFASIAAVPSGKKDQAAEKKGTLEDQIIQANPALEAFGNAKTIRNDNSSRFGKFIRIHFDNRGKLASADIETYLLEKSRVTYQLKAERDYHIFYQILSQQKPELLEMLLITNNPYDYAFISQGETTVASINDAEELMATDDAFDVLGFTQEEKNSMYKLTGAIMHHGNMKFKQKQREEQAEADGTEDADKVAYLMGLNSADLIKGLCHPRVKVGNEWVTKGQNVAQVNYAVGALSKSVYEKMFLWMVVRINQSLETKQPRQYFIGVLDIAGFEIFDFNTFEQLCINFTNEKLQQFFNHHMFVLEQEEYKKEGIEWTFIDFGMDLQACIDLIEKPMGIMSILEEECMFPKASDTTFKAKLYDNHLGKSSNFQKPRIVKGKPEAHFALQHYAGTVDYNINNWLVKNKDPLNETVVGLYQKSNLKLLASLFANYAGSDSGGGKGKGGSKKKGSSFQTVSALHRENLNKLMTNLRSTHPHFVRCIIPNETKTPGAMENPLVMHQLRCNGVLEGIRICRKGFPNRILYGDFKQRYRILNPNAIPEGQFIDNKKASEKLLGSLDIDHNQYKLGHTKVFFKAGLLGLLEEMRDDRLALIITRIQARSRGVLARIEFQKIVERRDALLVIQWNVRAFMGVKNWPWMKLYFKIKPLLRSAEAEKEMANMKEEFLKLKEAYAKSEARRKELEEKMVSLLQEKNDLQLQVQTEQDNLCDAEERCEGLIKSKIQLEAKIKELTERLEDEEEMNAELTAKKRKLEDECSELKKDIDDLELTLAKVEKEKHATENKVKNLVEEMAAQDEIIAKLTKEKKALQEAHQQTLDDLQSEEDKVNSLTKAKAKLEQQVDDLEGSLEQEKKIRMDLERAKRKLEGDLKLAQESIMDLENDKQQLEERLKKKDFEISQLNGKIEDEQALSAQLQKKLKELQARIEELEEELEAERAARAKVEKQRADLSRELEEISERLEEAGGATVAQIEMNKKREAEFQKLRRDLEEATLQHEATAATLRKKQADSVADLGEQIDNLQRVKQKLEKEKSELRLELDDVVSNMEHIVKAKNNLEKMCRSLEDQMNEYKTKSEEGQRTINDFTMQRAKLQTENGELARQLEEKDSLVSQLTRGKQSYTQQIEDLKRQLEEEIKAKNALAHAVQSSRHDCDLLREQYEEEQEAKAELQRSMSKANSEVAQWRTKYETDAIQRTEELEEAKKKLAQRLQEAEEAVEAVNAKCSSLEKTKHRLQNEIEDLMVDVERSNAAAAALDKKQRNFDKVLAEWKQKYEESQTELESSQKEARSLSTELFKLKNSYEESLEHLETMKRENKNLQEEISDLTEQIGENGKSIHELEKIRKQLEQEKSEIQTALEEAEASLEHEEGKILRAQLEFNQVKADIERKLVEKDEEMEQAKRNQQRIVDTLQSSLEAETRSRNEALRLKKKMEGDLNEMEIQLSQANRQAAEAQKQLKSLHAHLKDAQLQLDDALRAADDMKENIAIVERRNNLLQAELEELRAALEQTDRSRKLAEQELLDVSERVQLLHSQNTSLLNQKKKLEADTSQLQTEVEEAVQECRNAEEKAKKAITDAAMMAEELKKEQDTSAHLERMKKNMEQTIKDLQHRLDEAEQIAMKGGKKQVQKLEARVRELEHEVEIEQKKASDAIKGVRKYERRIKELTYQTEEDRKNLVRLQDLVDKLQLKVKSYKRNAEEAEEQANVHLGKFRKLQHELDEAEERADIAESQVNKLRAKSRDVGSKRGLDEE
- the LOC115058310 gene encoding myosin-7-like isoform X1, with translation MGDAAMKEYGAAAPYLRKSDKERLEAQTRPFDMKKACFVPDPEVEYVKASITSRDGDKVTADTEFGKTVTVKECDVHPQNPPKFDKIEDMAMFTFLHEPAVLFNLKERYAAWMIYTYSGLFCVTVNPYKWLPVYNQEVVVAYRGKKRSEAPPHIFSISDNAYQYMLSDRENQSILITGESGAGKTVNTKRVIQYFASIAAVPSGKKDQAAEKKGTLEDQIIQANPALEAFGNAKTIRNDNSSRFGKFIRIHFDNRGKLASADIETYLLEKSRVTYQLKAERDYHIFYQILSQQKPELLEMLLITNNPYDYAFISQGETTVASINDAEELMATDDAFDVLGFTQEEKNSMYKLTGAIMHHGNMKFKQKQREEQAEADGTEDADKVAYLMGLNSADLIKGLCHPRVKVGNEWVTKGQNVAQVNYAVGALSKSVYEKMFLWMVVRINQSLETKQPRQYFIGVLDIAGFEIFDFNTFEQLCINFTNEKLQQFFNHHMFVLEQEEYKKEGIEWTFIDFGMDLQACIDLIEKPMGIMSILEEECMFPKASDTTFKAKLYDNHLGKSSNFQKPRIVKGKPEAHFALQHYAGTVDYNINNWLVKNKDPLNETVVGLYQKSNLKLLASLFANYAGSDSAHEGGGKGKGGSKKKGSSFQTVSALHRENLNKLMTNLRSTHPHFVRCIIPNETKTPGAMENPLVMHQLRCNGVLEGIRICRKGFPNRILYGDFKQRYRILNPNAIPEGQFIDNKKASEKLLGSLDIDHNQYKLGHTKVFFKAGLLGLLEEMRDDRLALIITRIQARSRGVLARIEFQKIVERRDALLVIQWNVRAFMGVKNWPWMKLYFKIKPLLRSAEAEKEMANMKEEFLKLKEAYAKSEARRKELEEKMVSLLQEKNDLQLQVQTEQDNLCDAEERCEGLIKSKIQLEAKIKELTERLEDEEEMNAELTAKKRKLEDECSELKKDIDDLELTLAKVEKEKHATENKVKNLVEEMAAQDEIIAKLTKEKKALQEAHQQTLDDLQSEEDKVNSLTKAKAKLEQQVDDLEGSLEQEKKIRMDLERAKRKLEGDLKLAQESIMDLENDKQQLEERLKKKDFEISQLNGKIEDEQALSAQLQKKLKELQARIEELEEELEAERAARAKVEKQRADLSRELEEISERLEEAGGATVAQIEMNKKREAEFQKLRRDLEEATLQHEATAATLRKKQADSVADLGEQIDNLQRVKQKLEKEKSELRLELDDVVSNMEHIVKAKNNLEKMCRSLEDQMNEYKTKSEEGQRTINDFTMQRAKLQTENGELARQLEEKDSLVSQLTRGKQSYTQQIEDLKRQLEEEIKAKNALAHAVQSSRHDCDLLREQYEEEQEAKAELQRSMSKANSEVAQWRTKYETDAIQRTEELEEAKKKLAQRLQEAEEAVEAVNAKCSSLEKTKHRLQNEIEDLMVDVERSNAAAAALDKKQRNFDKVLAEWKQKYEESQTELESSQKEARSLSTELFKLKNSYEESLEHLETMKRENKNLQEEISDLTEQIGENGKSIHELEKIRKQLEQEKSEIQTALEEAEASLEHEEGKILRAQLEFNQVKADIERKLVEKDEEMEQAKRNQQRIVDTLQSSLEAETRSRNEALRLKKKMEGDLNEMEIQLSQANRQAAEAQKQLKSLHAHLKDAQLQLDDALRAADDMKENIAIVERRNNLLQAELEELRAALEQTDRSRKLAEQELLDVSERVQLLHSQNTSLLNQKKKLEADTSQLQTEVEEAVQECRNAEEKAKKAITDAAMMAEELKKEQDTSAHLERMKKNMEQTIKDLQHRLDEAEQIAMKGGKKQVQKLEARVRELEHEVEIEQKKASDAIKGVRKYERRIKELTYQTEEDRKNLVRLQDLVDKLQLKVKSYKRNAEEAEEQANVHLGKFRKLQHELDEAEERADIAESQVNKLRAKSRDVGSKRGLDEE